One Janthinobacterium sp. TB1-E2 genomic region harbors:
- the ubiA gene encoding 4-hydroxybenzoate octaprenyltransferase, translated as MNKLALYFRLIRLDKPIGTVLLLWPTLCALWLAQQGVPDWRLLLIFTLGTFLMRSAGCAINDYADQDIDKFVKRTAERPITSGRISGKEALAVAGVLTVLAFCLILPLNALTKQLSVAAVIIAGTYPYFKRFFAIPQAYLGIAFGFGIPMGFAAITDSVPVVAWLLLLGNVFWAVAYDTEYAMVDRDDDLKIGIKTSAVTFGRYDVAMVMFCYAVFLLLWLGCGWYLGLRYWFVGGLVVAAGCAAYHYTLIRARERMPCFAAFRHNNWLGAAVFAGVVLDFAFR; from the coding sequence ATGAACAAGCTGGCGCTGTATTTCCGCCTGATACGGCTGGACAAGCCTATCGGTACCGTATTGCTGCTGTGGCCTACCCTGTGCGCGCTGTGGCTGGCGCAGCAGGGCGTGCCGGACTGGCGGCTGCTGCTCATCTTTACTCTCGGCACTTTCCTGATGCGTTCGGCAGGCTGCGCCATCAACGACTACGCCGACCAGGATATCGACAAATTCGTCAAGCGCACGGCGGAGCGCCCCATCACCAGCGGACGCATCAGCGGCAAGGAAGCGCTGGCCGTGGCCGGCGTGCTGACCGTGCTGGCCTTTTGCCTGATCCTGCCCTTGAATGCGCTGACCAAGCAACTGTCCGTGGCCGCCGTCATCATCGCCGGCACCTATCCCTACTTCAAGCGCTTCTTTGCCATTCCGCAAGCGTATCTCGGTATCGCCTTCGGTTTCGGCATTCCCATGGGCTTTGCCGCCATCACGGATTCCGTGCCCGTCGTCGCCTGGCTGCTGCTGCTCGGTAATGTTTTCTGGGCCGTGGCCTACGATACGGAATACGCGATGGTCGACCGCGACGACGATTTAAAAATCGGCATCAAGACGTCGGCCGTCACCTTCGGCCGCTACGACGTGGCCATGGTCATGTTTTGCTATGCCGTTTTCCTGCTGCTGTGGCTGGGCTGCGGCTGGTACCTGGGCTTGCGTTATTGGTTCGTCGGGGGCCTGGTAGTTGCGGCCGGCTGCGCCGCTTACCACTACACCCTGATCCGCGCACGCGAGCGTATGCCGTGTTTTGCGGCATTCCGGCATAATAACTGGCTAGGAGCAGCGGTGTTTGCGGGCGTGGTACTGGACTTTGCTTTCCGTTAA
- a CDS encoding hydrogen peroxide-inducible genes activator has translation MTLTELKYIVAVARAKHFGHAAEACFVAQPTLSVAIKKLEDELGVVLFERGGAEISVTPLGAQIIAQAERVLEQTAAIKELAKQNKDPLAGPLRLGVIYTIGPYLLPPLVKAMIDQVPQMPLILQENFTVRLLELLRQGELDVAIMALPLPDHGMAMQELYDEPFVVAMPRQHPWTARDKIAAQDLKSETMLLLGNGHCFRDQVLEVCPEMARFSSPGNGIQRTFEGSSLETIRHMVASGIGLTVLPRASVANMHATDGMLEYRPFAEPVPSRRVVMLWRKSFTRKAAIDALCAAIASCNLPGITPLCEDDE, from the coding sequence ATGACACTGACTGAACTGAAATATATCGTTGCAGTCGCGCGAGCGAAGCACTTCGGCCATGCCGCCGAAGCTTGCTTCGTTGCCCAGCCCACCCTGTCAGTGGCCATCAAAAAACTCGAAGACGAATTGGGCGTGGTCCTGTTCGAACGGGGCGGTGCGGAAATCTCCGTCACGCCGCTGGGCGCGCAGATCATCGCGCAAGCCGAACGCGTGCTGGAACAGACGGCCGCCATCAAGGAACTCGCCAAGCAAAACAAGGATCCACTGGCCGGCCCCCTGCGCCTGGGCGTGATCTACACGATCGGCCCCTACCTGCTGCCGCCCCTGGTCAAGGCCATGATAGACCAGGTACCGCAGATGCCTTTGATCTTGCAGGAAAACTTCACGGTTCGCTTGCTCGAATTGCTGCGCCAGGGCGAACTGGACGTGGCCATCATGGCCCTGCCCCTGCCCGACCACGGCATGGCGATGCAGGAACTGTATGACGAGCCCTTCGTCGTCGCCATGCCGCGCCAGCATCCGTGGACGGCGCGTGACAAAATCGCCGCGCAGGATTTGAAATCGGAAACCATGCTACTGCTGGGCAATGGCCACTGCTTCCGCGACCAGGTGCTGGAAGTGTGCCCCGAAATGGCGCGTTTTTCCTCGCCCGGCAACGGCATCCAGCGCACGTTCGAAGGTTCTTCACTGGAAACCATCCGCCACATGGTGGCCAGCGGCATCGGCCTGACGGTCTTGCCGCGCGCCTCCGTCGCCAATATGCACGCCACCGACGGCATGCTCGAATACCGGCCGTTCGCGGAACCCGTGCCATCGCGCCGGGTGGTGATGCTGTGGCGCAAGAGTTTTACGCGCAAGGCCGCCATCGACGCCCTGTGCGCGGCCATCGCCAGCTGCAACTTGCCTGGCATTACTCCCTTGTGCGAAGACGACGAATAG
- a CDS encoding DUF3717 domain-containing protein → MELRMQALEAAINYWRARQPACGNEYALSPPVSRLAGVYALMIYHRQDRIAEEDLDPAILALIDAWRRAAGGIQSDSHA, encoded by the coding sequence ATGGAACTGCGGATGCAGGCGCTGGAAGCGGCGATCAATTACTGGCGCGCCAGGCAACCGGCGTGCGGCAATGAATATGCGCTGTCGCCGCCCGTCAGCCGTCTGGCCGGCGTGTATGCGCTGATGATTTACCACCGGCAAGATCGCATTGCCGAAGAGGACCTGGACCCGGCGATTCTGGCCTTGATCGATGCCTGGCGCCGCGCTGCCGGCGGCATCCAAAGCGATAGCCACGCCTGA
- the rfaE2 gene encoding D-glycero-beta-D-manno-heptose 1-phosphate adenylyltransferase — MPDFENKLCGRDELRARAAALPKPVVVTNGVFDILHRGHVTYLAQARALGASLIVAVNTDASVKRLGKGDDRPLNNCEDRMAVLAALEAVSLVVPFSEDSALEVVQDIEPEIYAKGGDYDMAAIPEGKAVLAYGGQAVAIDFEHDRSTTKLLTKVRTQQG; from the coding sequence ATGCCTGACTTTGAAAACAAACTGTGCGGCCGTGACGAACTGCGCGCCCGCGCCGCGGCCCTGCCGAAACCGGTGGTGGTGACGAACGGCGTGTTCGACATTTTGCACCGCGGCCACGTGACCTATCTGGCGCAGGCGCGCGCGCTGGGCGCTTCGCTGATCGTTGCCGTGAATACTGATGCTTCAGTGAAACGTCTGGGCAAAGGCGACGACCGTCCCCTGAACAACTGCGAAGACCGCATGGCCGTGCTGGCCGCGCTGGAAGCGGTGAGCCTGGTCGTGCCATTCTCGGAAGACAGCGCCCTGGAAGTGGTGCAGGACATCGAACCGGAAATCTATGCCAAGGGCGGCGACTACGACATGGCGGCCATTCCGGAAGGCAAGGCCGTGCTCGCGTATGGCGGCCAGGCCGTGGCCATCGATTTCGAGCACGACCGCTCGACGACCAAGCTGTTGACGAAAGTGCGGACGCAGCAGGGCTGA